A single window of Leptospira dzoumogneensis DNA harbors:
- a CDS encoding molybdenum cofactor guanylyltransferase — protein MRAIDSVGIVLAGGNSSRMGRDKSFLSLKSQKFFLLESYKKLKFLCKNVLVSIREEQREEYSKHVPNEFLVSDSISNLQGPLQGIFSSFLLFQNDPNIKNFLILAVDLPYMRIKTLARLYSKNEIIGSGVFYRTEEGIEPLCGLYSLEYLRFLFQEFEKGVLNSVSPKLLVQRGNPSLLDVPEMEKSSFINLNSPEDLRPPKS, from the coding sequence ATGAGAGCCATTGATTCCGTTGGGATCGTACTCGCAGGTGGTAATAGTTCCAGAATGGGAAGGGATAAATCCTTTCTATCTCTCAAAAGCCAAAAATTCTTTCTTTTAGAATCTTATAAAAAACTAAAATTCTTATGTAAGAACGTTCTTGTTTCCATTCGAGAAGAACAAAGAGAAGAATATTCCAAACATGTTCCGAACGAGTTTCTTGTTTCCGACTCGATCTCAAACTTACAAGGTCCTTTGCAGGGTATTTTCAGTTCATTTCTTCTTTTCCAAAACGATCCGAATATAAAAAATTTTTTAATCTTAGCGGTCGATCTTCCTTATATGAGGATCAAAACTTTAGCTAGGCTATATTCCAAAAATGAGATAATCGGTTCGGGGGTTTTTTACCGAACGGAAGAAGGAATTGAACCGTTATGCGGTCTTTATTCTTTGGAATACTTACGGTTTTTATTCCAAGAATTCGAAAAAGGAGTCTTAAATTCCGTTTCTCCCAAACTTTTAGTCCAAAGAGGAAATCCTAGCCTTTTGGATGTTCCTGAGATGGAAAAATCCTCCTTTATTAATCTGAATTCTCCGGAGGATTTAAGGCCTCCAAAGTCCTAA
- a CDS encoding molybdenum cofactor biosynthesis protein MoaE: protein MSVLGTSSHIFSSPIFVSSELPDIPEMGGFVVFSGIVRNLNEGKKVTHLEYEAYAPMADEMIRSILADARKKWDLLHANCIHRVGKLEISEIAVIVETGSIHRAEAYDSNRYIIDRVKHEVPIWKKEFYIDGSSEWSKGCVHESH from the coding sequence ATGTCCGTTTTAGGAACTTCTTCCCATATTTTTTCTTCTCCCATTTTTGTTTCTTCCGAGTTGCCTGATATTCCCGAGATGGGTGGTTTTGTGGTATTTTCCGGGATCGTTCGAAATCTAAACGAAGGGAAGAAGGTGACACATCTTGAGTATGAAGCATATGCTCCCATGGCAGATGAGATGATCCGATCCATTCTTGCAGATGCTCGAAAAAAATGGGACCTTCTTCATGCAAACTGTATACATAGAGTCGGAAAATTAGAAATTTCCGAGATTGCAGTGATCGTAGAAACAGGCTCGATACATAGGGCAGAAGCTTATGACTCCAACCGTTATATTATAGACCGAGTCAAACACGAGGTCCCGATCTGGAAAAAGGAATTTTATATAGACGGTTCTTCCGAGTGGTCGAAGGGCTGCGTACATGAGAGCCATTGA
- a CDS encoding MoaD/ThiS family protein, giving the protein MDIQLLFFAAVKDHFPDLKRIEVSEGDSILNLRKILTHTNPSSESILKVSRFAVNQSIVGDDFVLKEGSVVAVLPPSSGG; this is encoded by the coding sequence ATGGATATTCAACTTTTGTTTTTTGCCGCAGTCAAAGATCATTTTCCGGATCTAAAAAGAATAGAGGTCTCAGAAGGAGATTCTATTTTAAATCTTCGTAAAATTCTTACTCATACAAATCCAAGCTCCGAATCTATTTTAAAGGTAAGCAGATTCGCTGTGAACCAATCCATCGTAGGTGATGATTTTGTTTTAAAGGAAGGTTCAGTCGTTGCGGTACTTCCTCCTTCTAGCGGCGGTTGA
- a CDS encoding radical SAM protein — protein sequence MSVTSSCGFGCVYCAPGTALNGEGANGSFLSTELLRKNILLLSRKISIKEIHLTGGEPTLHKDLPSLVRVAKEEKIPNIALTSNGFFRDGLIKDLKLAGLDRMNFSLDSLSQESFSLISGKNLPVLRLLNRIEEAVQEGLEVKLNCTVLKGYNEEQIRPLLQWAGERNLPIRYLELMKMGPLRAKHSELFFSAAKIKEELNQEFDFEPEITPIESTAKYYRTSENYRFGIIANHTEPFCDGCNRLRMDHLGKIYGCLSDFRSFPVSEDGSELEHSLDLAMKTKKNEFTGSELSMKYIGG from the coding sequence GTGAGTGTTACATCCTCTTGCGGATTCGGCTGTGTGTATTGTGCTCCCGGCACCGCATTAAATGGAGAAGGAGCAAACGGTTCTTTCTTAAGCACGGAACTTCTGCGTAAAAATATACTTCTTCTTTCCCGTAAAATTTCCATTAAAGAGATCCATTTGACCGGAGGAGAGCCGACTCTTCATAAAGATCTGCCTAGTCTTGTGCGAGTTGCTAAAGAGGAGAAGATCCCGAATATTGCTCTGACCTCCAACGGATTTTTTCGCGACGGTCTTATTAAAGATCTAAAACTTGCCGGTCTTGACAGAATGAACTTCTCCTTGGATTCACTTTCTCAAGAATCCTTTTCTCTTATCTCCGGCAAAAATCTTCCCGTACTTCGCTTATTAAATAGGATAGAAGAGGCAGTCCAAGAAGGGTTGGAAGTAAAACTAAACTGCACCGTATTAAAAGGTTATAATGAAGAACAGATCCGTCCACTTCTTCAGTGGGCAGGAGAAAGAAATCTTCCGATCCGTTATTTGGAATTAATGAAGATGGGCCCTCTTAGGGCAAAACATTCCGAGTTATTCTTCTCCGCTGCAAAAATAAAAGAGGAGTTAAACCAAGAATTTGATTTTGAGCCGGAGATCACTCCGATCGAATCCACTGCAAAATACTACCGCACTTCCGAAAACTATAGATTCGGGATCATAGCGAATCATACGGAACCTTTTTGCGACGGTTGTAATCGTCTTAGGATGGATCATTTGGGAAAAATTTACGGATGTTTAAGCGATTTCCGTTCTTTTCCTGTTTCAGAAGATGGATCAGAGTTAGAACATTCTTTGGATCTTGCGATGAAAACCAAAAAAAACGAGTTTACCGGAAGTGAACTTTCTATGAAATATATAGGCGGATAG
- a CDS encoding HesA/MoeB/ThiF family protein, whose translation MSPEQKKYFSRQTKLPFFGESGQKTLLQKSALVIGLGGLGSPASLHLATAGVGRLGLWDFDVVELSNLHRQTAFTLSDIGKKKTDTTKEYIQARVPGIEIETFTEIFSERIDPSIFKNYDIILDCTDQIQAKYTINRFCIQNFRPLVAASVFRTSAQIAIFSPHGKPCYKCLYPNLEGSELLSCEDGGVLGVQTAIAGLYQASFAIQYLLFPDKSPTHSTFQLEWESPLLYETFLEADPNCTECGSGKREETLRDEIDLKDWKEWKKDPKYILLDVRELEERKETPIGNSIFSPLSELSINTASDLSKEKIYITICESGIRSKKAAKILKEAGLTAYSLQGGRKILVLEEIL comes from the coding sequence ATGAGTCCGGAACAGAAAAAGTATTTTTCCAGACAAACTAAACTGCCGTTTTTTGGAGAATCCGGTCAAAAGACACTTCTCCAAAAATCAGCATTGGTGATCGGTCTCGGAGGTTTAGGCTCCCCCGCTTCTTTGCATTTAGCGACTGCAGGAGTAGGAAGGCTCGGTCTTTGGGACTTTGATGTAGTCGAACTAAGCAATCTACATAGGCAAACTGCATTCACTCTTTCTGATATTGGTAAAAAAAAGACGGATACAACCAAGGAATATATCCAAGCAAGAGTTCCCGGAATAGAGATCGAAACATTCACCGAAATTTTTTCGGAAAGAATAGATCCAAGTATATTCAAAAATTACGATATTATCTTGGATTGTACGGATCAAATCCAGGCCAAATATACGATCAATCGATTCTGTATCCAAAATTTCAGGCCTCTTGTCGCTGCTTCCGTTTTTAGGACAAGCGCTCAAATTGCGATCTTCTCCCCTCATGGAAAACCTTGTTATAAATGTTTGTATCCGAATTTAGAAGGATCCGAACTTCTTTCCTGCGAAGACGGAGGGGTTTTAGGAGTACAAACTGCAATCGCAGGTTTATACCAGGCTTCTTTTGCGATCCAATACCTGCTCTTCCCGGATAAGTCCCCGACTCATTCCACATTCCAATTGGAATGGGAATCTCCACTTTTGTACGAAACTTTTTTAGAAGCGGATCCAAATTGTACGGAATGTGGTTCCGGTAAAAGAGAAGAAACTCTCAGAGATGAGATCGATCTAAAAGATTGGAAAGAATGGAAGAAGGACCCGAAATATATTCTGTTAGATGTAAGAGAATTGGAAGAAAGAAAAGAGACTCCGATTGGAAATTCTATATTCTCTCCTCTTTCAGAACTCTCCATAAATACTGCATCTGATCTTTCTAAAGAAAAAATTTATATTACAATTTGTGAATCCGGGATCCGGTCCAAAAAAGCGGCCAAGATCTTAAAGGAAGCTGGACTCACTGCTTATTCCCTACAAGGAGGAAGAAAAATTTTAGTCTTAGAAGAGATCCTTTAA
- a CDS encoding DJ-1/PfpI family protein yields MEQISVHILAFNEVEVLDLSGPYEVFSITENENKEKLFKVSIVAEKKELLHARNRFPVFPHLSIEEAGVPDILVIPGGYGAEEIEIHNKKLIHWIKEMEPKVKILASICTGAFLLAEAGILDEMEVTTHWMDQETLRKNYPKIKKVVNEKFIDHGHILTSGGVSRGILMSLHLVEKLVGRKIAEFTARRMEFDF; encoded by the coding sequence ATGGAACAGATCTCCGTTCATATATTGGCATTTAACGAAGTGGAAGTTTTGGATCTTTCCGGTCCTTACGAAGTTTTCTCCATCACTGAGAATGAAAATAAGGAGAAATTATTCAAAGTTTCCATAGTTGCGGAGAAGAAGGAGTTATTACACGCTCGCAATCGATTTCCTGTTTTTCCTCATCTTAGCATAGAAGAAGCGGGTGTTCCGGATATTTTAGTGATCCCTGGAGGATATGGAGCGGAAGAAATAGAGATCCATAATAAAAAATTGATCCATTGGATCAAAGAGATGGAGCCCAAGGTAAAGATCTTAGCTTCTATCTGCACAGGTGCATTCTTACTCGCAGAGGCAGGGATCCTTGACGAGATGGAAGTAACTACTCATTGGATGGACCAAGAGACTCTTCGTAAAAACTATCCTAAGATCAAAAAAGTAGTGAACGAAAAATTTATAGATCATGGACATATTCTCACCTCCGGAGGAGTTTCTAGAGGGATTTTAATGTCTTTGCATTTGGTCGAAAAATTGGTAGGCAGGAAAATCGCAGAGTTTACCGCGAGAAGAATGGAATTCGATTTTTAA
- a CDS encoding ArsR/SmtB family transcription factor, producing the protein MNHALSQSARLDVTFAALSDPTRRAILARLANGEVSVMDLAKPFSMSQPAISKHLKVLEKAGLISGIKDAQKRLRKLEAKPLEEATEWLENYRKFWEGRFNRLDSLIEELKLSKRPSPKHKNKKGE; encoded by the coding sequence ATGAATCATGCACTTAGTCAGTCGGCTCGATTGGACGTAACTTTTGCGGCCCTCTCAGACCCTACCAGAAGGGCGATCCTGGCACGTTTAGCGAATGGAGAGGTTTCCGTAATGGATTTGGCTAAACCTTTTTCCATGAGCCAACCCGCAATTTCTAAACATCTGAAGGTTTTAGAAAAAGCGGGACTCATCTCGGGAATCAAGGATGCCCAAAAAAGATTACGCAAACTAGAAGCCAAACCGTTGGAAGAAGCTACTGAATGGCTGGAAAATTATAGGAAATTCTGGGAAGGAAGATTCAATCGATTGGATTCACTGATTGAAGAATTAAAACTTTCTAAACGACCTTCCCCAAAACATAAGAATAAAAAAGGAGAATAG
- a CDS encoding SRPBCC family protein encodes MSSFVGTLKVEAKGDREIVMTREFNAGKDLVFECFTKPELIKRWLYGPDGWSLDVCTVDLKVGGKYRYVWKYLKDGSIMGAGGSYKEISGPDKLVQTESFDEAWYPGEALLTTTFVEKSGTTFVTINILYETKEGRDTVVKSPMEGGASQSYNRLETLLNTLTQNS; translated from the coding sequence ATGAGCAGCTTTGTTGGAACCTTAAAGGTAGAGGCTAAAGGAGACAGGGAGATCGTAATGACCCGGGAATTTAATGCAGGGAAAGATCTGGTATTCGAATGTTTTACGAAACCTGAATTGATCAAACGCTGGTTATACGGTCCGGACGGCTGGAGTTTGGATGTATGTACAGTAGATCTGAAAGTCGGTGGAAAATATAGATACGTTTGGAAATATCTAAAAGATGGATCTATAATGGGGGCTGGAGGGAGTTATAAAGAAATTTCAGGACCGGATAAATTAGTTCAGACTGAATCTTTTGATGAAGCTTGGTATCCTGGAGAAGCTCTGCTCACTACAACCTTTGTTGAAAAATCCGGAACAACATTTGTTACGATCAATATTCTGTACGAAACCAAAGAAGGAAGAGATACGGTCGTCAAATCTCCAATGGAAGGCGGGGCTTCTCAAAGTTATAATCGTCTGGAAACTTTACTCAACACTCTGACTCAAAACTCATAA
- a CDS encoding molybdopterin-dependent oxidoreductase, with amino-acid sequence MCGLRLEIEDNIVVAVRGDKEDKFSRGHLCAKGPELKNLYEDPDRLKFPLKRTEKGWEKVDWVTALTDIATKLVEIQNKYGNDSIAVYSGNPSVHNYGSMLFGQRFIGRLRTKNNYSATSVDQLPHQLLSYWMFGHQLLVPIPDIDRTNFFLILGGNPFASNGSLMTVPDVKKRLKEIQERGGKYVVIDPRKTETAVHADEHHFIVPGTDAFFLLSIIDVLFKKNLTKKNSLIKEEDLLKLRSVSSQYPANETQKLTGISVEAVERIALEFSNANGAVCYGRVGVSTQAFGALCQWLINSINCITGNMDSVGGAMFTLPAVDMIDPKGVMKSSPGSFHTYGSRVRDLPEFNEELPVAALAEEILTPGQGQIKALVTSAGNPVLSTPNGSQLENAVSNLEFMVSVDFYLNETTKHAHYILPPSSALEHDHYDLVFNVFAVRNTVRYNQPAFEPEEGMLHDWEIFSDLTKRIELLKSEKPLPKELIKTKITPSAIIDHALKSGPYGEKSGSPVGMSLELLKNSPHGVDLGPLKSCFPDRLWTEDKMIALVPKEVVSDLDRLAKYGQKLLADKKENGSFLLIGRRHLRNNNSWMHNLPKLMTGKDRCTLMIHPEDANLLGIQEEEEVLVESRVGKIRLPAEITEEMMRGVVSIPHGFGHAKEGVSLQVASKFAGSSINDLTDDQVLDELSGNAAFSGIPVSLSK; translated from the coding sequence ATGTGCGGACTCAGACTAGAGATAGAGGACAATATAGTCGTCGCAGTCAGAGGAGATAAAGAGGACAAGTTCAGCAGAGGCCATCTATGTGCCAAAGGACCCGAACTTAAAAATTTATACGAAGATCCTGATAGACTTAAATTTCCATTAAAACGTACAGAAAAAGGATGGGAGAAGGTAGACTGGGTCACAGCTCTCACTGATATCGCTACAAAACTTGTAGAGATCCAAAATAAATACGGAAACGATTCCATCGCGGTATATAGCGGAAATCCAAGCGTTCATAATTACGGTTCCATGTTATTCGGCCAAAGGTTTATCGGAAGGCTTAGGACTAAAAATAATTATTCTGCTACTTCAGTAGACCAACTTCCTCACCAATTGCTTTCTTATTGGATGTTCGGTCACCAACTACTAGTCCCGATCCCGGATATAGACAGGACAAATTTCTTTTTGATCTTAGGCGGGAATCCATTCGCATCTAACGGAAGTTTAATGACCGTTCCGGATGTAAAAAAGAGACTCAAAGAGATCCAGGAAAGAGGTGGAAAATACGTAGTAATCGATCCAAGAAAAACGGAAACCGCGGTCCATGCGGACGAACATCATTTTATCGTTCCAGGAACGGACGCTTTTTTCTTACTTTCTATTATAGATGTATTATTCAAGAAAAACTTAACTAAGAAAAATTCCTTGATCAAAGAAGAAGATTTATTAAAACTAAGATCTGTCTCTTCTCAATATCCTGCAAATGAAACACAAAAACTGACCGGGATCTCGGTGGAAGCCGTAGAACGTATCGCTCTAGAATTTTCTAATGCGAATGGAGCGGTATGTTATGGTCGCGTAGGAGTTTCTACGCAGGCATTCGGCGCACTTTGCCAATGGCTGATCAATTCTATCAACTGTATCACAGGAAATATGGACTCGGTAGGAGGTGCAATGTTCACACTTCCTGCAGTGGATATGATAGATCCTAAGGGAGTTATGAAAAGTTCTCCGGGAAGTTTTCATACGTACGGTTCAAGGGTCAGGGATTTGCCTGAATTTAACGAAGAATTACCTGTCGCTGCACTTGCGGAAGAAATTTTAACTCCGGGACAAGGTCAGATCAAGGCATTAGTCACTTCTGCAGGAAATCCGGTTTTATCCACACCTAACGGTTCTCAATTGGAGAATGCAGTCTCTAATCTGGAATTTATGGTGAGTGTGGACTTTTATCTGAATGAGACTACAAAACACGCTCATTATATTCTTCCGCCTAGTTCCGCTTTGGAACATGACCATTACGATCTAGTATTTAATGTTTTTGCGGTACGAAATACGGTAAGATACAACCAGCCTGCATTCGAACCCGAAGAGGGAATGCTTCATGATTGGGAAATTTTTTCGGATCTGACCAAAAGAATTGAACTTTTAAAATCCGAAAAACCTCTTCCTAAAGAATTGATCAAAACAAAGATCACTCCTTCAGCGATCATAGATCACGCCTTGAAATCGGGACCTTACGGAGAAAAATCAGGATCTCCCGTAGGGATGAGTTTGGAACTTCTGAAAAACAGTCCTCATGGAGTGGATCTTGGGCCTCTGAAATCTTGTTTTCCGGATAGACTTTGGACGGAAGATAAGATGATCGCCCTTGTTCCCAAGGAAGTCGTTTCAGATCTAGATCGATTAGCAAAATACGGGCAAAAACTTCTCGCGGATAAAAAAGAGAACGGATCCTTTTTGTTAATAGGAAGAAGACATTTAAGAAATAATAATTCATGGATGCATAATCTACCGAAACTAATGACCGGAAAAGATAGATGTACACTCATGATCCACCCGGAAGATGCAAACTTACTCGGCATTCAAGAAGAAGAGGAAGTTCTTGTGGAATCCAGAGTCGGTAAAATTCGGCTGCCTGCGGAAATCACGGAAGAGATGATGAGGGGAGTGGTGAGTATTCCTCACGGGTTTGGACATGCAAAAGAAGGAGTCTCTCTCCAAGTTGCTTCCAAATTTGCGGGTTCGAGTATCAACGATTTGACCGATGATCAGGTCTTGGATGAACTTTCCGGAAACGCAGCATTCAGCGGTATTCCAGTTTCTTTAAGCAAATGA
- a CDS encoding arylesterase, which translates to MSRLSYYGFFSILVLFSFVASCNKEGSEQEHQVSPKMETKTNGKKILFFGDSLTAGYGLNGPEESFAYLAYLELQKKYPDLQYVNAGVSGDTTSGGLARLDWVLNTKYDIFVLELGANDSLRGLPTKMTEENLTRIIREARAKYPSIKILLIGMRTLPNMGPQYAKEFAALFPRVAKKEKTEFMPFLLEGVAGDRRLNQDDGIHPTAEGHKILSKHLIPYLDKLLK; encoded by the coding sequence ATGAGCCGTTTATCGTATTATGGATTTTTTAGTATTTTAGTACTCTTTTCTTTTGTTGCTTCTTGCAATAAAGAAGGATCGGAACAAGAACACCAGGTCTCTCCTAAAATGGAAACAAAAACAAACGGCAAAAAGATCTTATTTTTCGGAGACAGTTTGACTGCCGGGTACGGCTTGAACGGCCCGGAAGAATCATTTGCCTATTTAGCTTATTTGGAACTCCAAAAAAAATATCCGGATCTTCAATATGTAAATGCGGGTGTGAGCGGGGACACCACCTCCGGCGGGCTTGCAAGACTAGACTGGGTTTTGAATACAAAATACGATATATTCGTTTTGGAACTCGGAGCAAACGATTCTTTGAGAGGGCTTCCTACAAAGATGACGGAGGAAAATCTTACCAGGATCATCCGAGAGGCCAGGGCCAAATATCCTTCTATTAAAATTCTATTAATTGGGATGAGAACACTTCCGAATATGGGACCTCAGTATGCAAAGGAATTTGCCGCACTATTTCCTCGAGTTGCTAAGAAAGAAAAGACTGAGTTTATGCCATTCTTACTGGAAGGGGTTGCAGGAGACAGAAGGTTAAACCAAGACGATGGGATCCATCCCACAGCGGAAGGTCATAAGATACTCTCCAAACATCTGATCCCTTATTTGGACAAACTTTTAAAATAG
- a CDS encoding glycoside hydrolase family 3 N-terminal domain-containing protein, producing MFKRFLIAVVSSAFLLFLYFWLGQYRSELQAQEIQEGMLRQAEEITSKLSPEELVGQVIHVAIPGTVLDPIAKKEIENIKPGGVILFGRNLGSRSEIKSLNKDLQTSALENTGLPLLISVDQEGGRVIRVKDGVTQFPGAMALGQTKDKDMAKKVGFVTSYQLRKLGLNFLFAPDMDINNNPFNPVINTRSLGSNLETVLNAGVSYEEGARLGGSIPVIKHFPGHGDTNVDSHLGLPKIEKTLEELKSFELIPFQTAIQNGADAIMSAHIVYPKIDPNFPATLSSKILGDLLRKEFQYNGLIITDAMEMDAIDEHYQKEDPGVLALVAGADIILMTSWGPTTQAMRDQILKAYKKGSLVREGKDLLKEAVKRQTYYKLKYGIISEFGELAKNGRANSIFPKELPEVLKNHFEEQDKNRENLFSQYYQDTLNRDVSRKAIVSFPKTFLPENASIESTVFYLKGEEFVSDLRSRSIVNSDLANLRKKLEKKEVKRAILNSFTQTELDLAASLAQKFPEAEIVCLHYGTPFLDLPDAPNLKILFSFSPTPESKKALLYSVLDRKNEIPLVDLILKPNPKKSSASVETEEDSVSKNTK from the coding sequence ATGTTCAAACGGTTTTTAATCGCAGTCGTTTCTTCCGCTTTCTTACTCTTTTTATACTTTTGGTTGGGCCAATACAGAAGTGAACTCCAAGCCCAGGAAATCCAAGAAGGAATGCTCCGTCAAGCCGAGGAGATCACTTCCAAACTAAGCCCGGAAGAATTAGTAGGTCAGGTCATCCATGTTGCGATCCCTGGAACCGTTTTAGATCCGATCGCTAAAAAAGAAATCGAGAACATCAAACCCGGTGGAGTGATCTTATTCGGAAGGAATTTAGGCTCCCGATCGGAAATCAAATCTCTGAACAAAGACTTGCAGACAAGTGCATTAGAAAATACTGGATTACCATTACTTATCTCGGTAGACCAAGAAGGCGGAAGAGTGATCCGAGTCAAAGACGGAGTAACCCAATTCCCTGGAGCAATGGCACTCGGCCAAACCAAAGACAAGGACATGGCTAAAAAAGTAGGCTTTGTTACTTCTTACCAATTGAGAAAGCTCGGTCTGAATTTTTTATTCGCGCCTGATATGGATATAAACAATAATCCATTCAACCCTGTCATTAATACAAGATCACTAGGAAGTAATTTAGAAACCGTATTGAACGCAGGAGTTTCTTACGAAGAAGGAGCAAGACTTGGCGGTTCTATTCCTGTGATCAAACATTTCCCGGGACATGGGGACACCAATGTGGACAGTCATTTAGGACTTCCTAAAATAGAAAAAACATTGGAAGAGTTGAAAAGTTTCGAACTTATTCCGTTCCAAACTGCAATCCAAAACGGTGCAGACGCGATCATGAGCGCGCATATCGTGTATCCAAAAATTGATCCGAATTTCCCTGCAACTCTCTCTTCTAAAATTTTAGGAGATCTACTTCGAAAAGAATTCCAGTATAACGGACTCATCATCACTGATGCAATGGAAATGGACGCGATAGACGAACATTACCAAAAAGAAGATCCCGGTGTGCTTGCTTTGGTTGCAGGAGCGGATATTATTTTAATGACTAGCTGGGGCCCGACCACACAAGCGATGAGAGACCAGATCTTAAAGGCTTACAAAAAAGGAAGTTTGGTCCGAGAAGGTAAAGATCTTTTAAAAGAAGCGGTCAAAAGACAAACTTATTATAAACTAAAATACGGGATCATTTCGGAGTTTGGCGAACTTGCTAAAAACGGAAGAGCAAACTCCATTTTCCCGAAAGAACTACCTGAAGTATTAAAAAATCATTTTGAAGAACAAGATAAGAATCGTGAGAATTTATTCTCTCAATATTACCAAGATACTTTGAATAGAGATGTAAGCAGAAAGGCGATTGTTTCCTTTCCTAAAACATTTCTTCCGGAAAACGCCTCCATTGAAAGCACAGTCTTTTATTTAAAGGGAGAAGAGTTTGTATCCGATCTAAGATCTCGCAGCATCGTAAACTCGGACCTGGCTAATCTACGTAAAAAATTAGAAAAGAAAGAAGTAAAACGTGCAATACTAAATTCATTCACCCAAACCGAATTGGATCTGGCCGCTTCTCTTGCTCAAAAATTCCCGGAAGCGGAAATCGTTTGTCTGCATTACGGAACTCCATTCTTGGATCTACCGGATGCGCCCAACCTAAAAATATTATTCTCTTTCTCCCCTACTCCTGAATCCAAAAAAGCATTATTGTATTCCGTATTGGACAGAAAGAACGAGATCCCACTTGTAGATCTGATCTTAAAACCGAATCCTAAAAAATCTTCCGCATCCGTAGAAACGGAAGAAGACTCGGTAAGTAAGAATACAAAATAA
- the hemW gene encoding radical SAM family heme chaperone HemW — METRLPVLQKTNRPGIYVHYPFCVHKCSYCDFYSEGIGLEPSPLEENLFSKYKEEVLLRLKNFPNYQNRIFDSLFFGGGTPSKASYTRYADFIKFLKDNLDLSPDSEITLECNPEDVTPEYLQGLYDAGINRVHVGIQSFLPKNLKFLDRYFDPDTYTRTLEALQTSKIKNYGADLMFGVPGQTEKEFYEDANSVLASGVSHISIYALTVEKGTEYSRKVSAGTVAPPSEEVQEKILQDLPDFLRSKGFVQYEVSNYSKPGLYSRHNMKYWTYEHYLGIGPGAHGFLPSGRYSNPRNTSAYINGTGKDAYSYETSDPFEEILISLFRIFLPVDLKDFLNYFPEKKENILSKLKQKASEGKCSLDGTIFQWNQRSVLFLDSEILDLANQET, encoded by the coding sequence TTGGAAACAAGACTCCCGGTCCTGCAAAAAACAAACAGACCGGGAATCTACGTACATTATCCATTCTGCGTTCATAAATGCAGTTATTGTGATTTTTATTCGGAAGGAATAGGATTAGAACCTTCTCCCCTAGAAGAAAACTTATTTTCCAAATACAAAGAAGAAGTATTACTTAGGCTTAAAAATTTCCCGAACTACCAAAACCGAATTTTTGATAGTCTATTTTTCGGCGGAGGAACTCCCTCCAAGGCGTCTTACACTCGATATGCGGATTTTATAAAATTCCTAAAAGATAATTTGGATCTTTCTCCTGATTCAGAGATCACATTGGAATGTAATCCTGAAGATGTGACTCCGGAATATCTGCAGGGATTGTACGATGCGGGAATTAATAGAGTTCATGTGGGGATCCAGTCATTTCTTCCCAAAAACCTGAAGTTTTTAGACAGATATTTCGATCCGGACACTTACACCAGGACCCTAGAAGCATTACAAACTTCTAAAATAAAGAATTATGGTGCGGATCTAATGTTCGGAGTTCCAGGACAGACTGAAAAAGAATTTTACGAAGACGCAAATTCCGTTTTGGCATCCGGAGTTTCACATATCAGCATTTATGCACTCACTGTGGAGAAAGGAACAGAATATAGCAGAAAAGTTTCCGCGGGAACCGTTGCCCCGCCTTCGGAGGAAGTGCAGGAAAAAATCCTACAAGACCTGCCTGATTTTTTGAGATCTAAAGGATTCGTTCAATACGAGGTTTCCAATTATTCGAAACCCGGATTATATTCCCGCCATAATATGAAGTATTGGACCTATGAACATTATTTGGGGATTGGACCTGGGGCCCATGGATTTTTGCCTTCAGGCAGATATTCCAATCCCAGAAATACTTCCGCATACATTAACGGAACAGGAAAGGATGCTTATTCTTACGAGACTTCAGATCCATTTGAAGAAATTTTAATATCCCTTTTCAGGATATTTCTTCCTGTCGACTTAAAAGACTTTTTAAATTATTTTCCGGAGAAAAAAGAAAACATTCTCTCCAAATTAAAACAAAAGGCCTCGGAAGGAAAATGCAGCCTGGACGGGACCATTTTTCAATGGAACCAAAGATCAGTTCTATTCTTAGATTCCGAAATTTTAGATCTGGCGAACCAAGAAACCTAG